CACCTTCTGCAGCAGCGCGGTGTATGCAACGCATTCGCCCAGAATCTGGTCCTCGGTACAGAAGATATGGCCATCGTCCTGCGTAAAGCCACGCACGCGCATGATGCCGTGCAGACCGCCACTGGGCTCATTGCGGTGACACTGACCAAATTCTCCGTACCGCAAAGGCAGATCCCGATAGCTCTTGATGCCCTGCTTGTAGATCAGAATGTGGCCCGGGCAGTTCATGGGCTTGAGGGCATAGTCGCGCTTTTCACTCTCCGTGGTGAACATGTTGTCGCGATACTTGTCCCAATGACCGGTCTTCTCCCAGAGACCTTTGTCCAGAATTTGCGGACCCTTGACCTCCTGGTATCCGTTGTTGCGGTAGACGCGGCGCATGTACTGCTCCACCTCCTGCCACAGCGTCCACCCCTTGGGGTGCCAGAACACCAACCCGGGCGCGTGTTCGTCAATGTGAAACAGATCGAGCTCACGCCCGAGCTTGCGGTGGTCGCGCTTCTCCGCCTCTTCGAGCATGGTCAGGTGCTGCTGCAGTTCATCCTTGGTCGCCCAGGCCGTGCCGTAGATGCGCTGCAGCATTTCGTTGCGGTGATCACCACGCCAGTAGGCGCCCGCCACCTTCATGAGTTTGAAATGTTTGAGCTTGCCGGTACTGGGCACGTGCGGGCCGCGGCACAGGTCTTCGAACGCACCTTCGCGGTAGAGCGACACATCCTCGTTGCTGGGAATGCTGGCAATGATCTCGGCCTTGTAGTGCTCACCCAAGCCTTTGAAGTACGCCACCGCCTCGTCGCGCGGCAGCACTCGACGCACCACCGGTTCGTCCTTGGCGGCCAGCTCGGCCATGCGCTTCTCGATCGCCACCAAGTCGTCGGGCGTGAAAGGCCGCTTATAGGAGAAATCGTAGAAGAACCCGTGTTCGATCACCGGGCCAATGGTGACCTGGGCATCCGGAAACAGCTCCTTGACGGCATAGGCCAGCAAGTGGGCGGTGGAGTGGCGAATCACCTCCAGACCGTCTGCGTCTTTGGCCGTCACGATGGACAGCGAGCTGTCCTGCGTGATCTGAAAACTGGTATCGACCACCTTGCCATCGATCTTTCCCGCCAGAGCGGCCTTGGCCAAACCGGCACCGATCGAGGCGGCAACCTCGGCCACGGTGACCGGGCCAGAAAACTCGCGTTGTGAGCCGTCAGGGAGCGTGATGTGCAACATGGGTGTCCAGAAACAAAAAAGCGCGGCAAGGGCCGCGCTGGAGTGGAGAGAAAGAAAAGAGAATCGGGCAGGCGCGAACTGCTGGCCTTAAAGGGCCTGGAGAAGCTTCTCCTGAGTTCGCGGTGTCATAACCAGATTGCCTTTCTCGCTCTTGCTGATTCGAAGAGCTTGAATTTTCCCACAAAAAAGCCCGGGACAGGCCCGGGCTTCGTCTCCTCACCGCTCGGGGGCGCTTTTAGTGGAACTGCTCTTCTTCGGTCGAGCCGGTCAAGGCTTTCACGGAAGACGAACCGCCTTGGATCACCGTGGTGACGTCGTCAAAGTAGCCCGCGCCGACTTCCTGCTGGTGCGACACGAAGGTGTAGCCCTTCTCGCGCGCGGCGAACTCAGGCTCCTGCACCATCTCCGTGTAGTGCTTCATGCCTTCGCCACGGGCATAGGCATGGGCGAATTGGAAGGTGTTGAACCAGTTGATGTGGATACCGGCCAGCGTGATGAACTGGTACTTGTAGCCCAGCGCAGCCAGATCCTCCTGGAAGGAGGCAATCTGCTTGTCGTCCAGGTTCTTCTTCCAGTTGAAGGACGGCGAGCAGTTGTAGGACAACAGCTTGCCAGGGCAGGCGCCTTGCACGGCCTGGGCGAACTCGCGGGCAAAGCCGATGTCGGGCACGCCGGTTTCGCACCACACCAGATCGGCGTAGGGAGCGTAGGCAATGCCGCGGCTGATGGCCTGCTCCAGGCCGTTCTTGACGCGGTAGAAGCCTTCTTGCGTGCGCTCGCCGGTCAGGAAGGGCTTGTCGTTGGCATCGTGGTCGCTGGTGATCAGGTTGGCGGCTTCGGCATCGGTACGGGCCAGCACAATGGTGGACACCCCCATCACGTCGGCGGCGAAGCGCGCGGCGATCAGCTTTTCGCAGGCTTCCTGCGTGGGCACGAGCACCTTGCCACCCATGTGGCCGCACTTCTTCACAGCGGCCAGCTGGTCCTCAAAGTGCACGCCGGCGGCACCGGCGGCGATCATGTTCTTCATCAGTTCGAAGGCGTTGAGCACACCACCAAAACCAGCCTCGGCATCCGCCACGATGGGCAAGAAGTAGTCGATGAACTCAGGGCTGCCCGGCTCAATGCCACGGCCCCACTGGATCTCGTCGGCGCGCTTGAAGGTGTTGTTGATGCGGCGGACCATGGTGGGCACCGAGTCGTAGGCGTAGAGCGACTGGTCGGGGTACATGGTTTCGCTGGTATTGCCATCGGCGGCGACTTGCCAGCCCGACAGGTACACGGCCTCCAGACCCGCCTTGGCCTGCTGCATGGCCTGACCGGCGGAGATGGCGCCAAAGGCGTTGACGTAGCCCTTCTTGGCGCCGCCGTTGACCTTGTCCCACAGCTTCTCGGCGCCACGCTTGGCCAGCGTGTGCTCTACCTGCATGCTGCCGCGCAGACGCACGACGTCCGCTGCGGAATAGCCACGCTTCACGCCCTTCCAGCGGGGGTTGGTTGCCCAGTCCTTTTCCAGGGCGTCGATCTGCTGCTGACGGCTCAGTTGCTCGTTGAGGGATTGGGGCATGTGTTCACTCCATGAGGTTGATTGAAAGGGGTCGGCGGGTGCGTTCGAGAACGCGATGCCGGTGAAGAGACTTTAAGTCTTATAGAAGACTTTGAAAAGCTCTTATGTCTTATATAAGACAAATATTTTTCTTTTTAAATTCAACAACTTTCTATCATAATTTCTCAATGCGAAAACATTTCTCTCGTATTGAGAAAATTTCTTGCGGCGCACCATTTCATGATTTCATATAGAGAAAATTGATTCTCTCATCCTGAGATGGTCAGAGTCCCTTCTTCTTTCTTTCAGGGTTCTGCTCTTGACAGGACATCGGATCCCTCTGCCCCCTGCGCGACCTCTTCCGCACGCAACAAGCATCGGCGTGTTCCAAGCATGACGTGAGACGCTCGCGCTCGCCGCCGGTCAAGCCATCGCGCAGGCCGGCATCGATCTCTCCGCGCTTGCCCCATTCGAGCAAGTCCGCGACACGCAGCCAATATGGGCGGCCATCGATTCGACGGCCTCGCGGGCGGGTGTATTTACGTCATGCCCCATCAGCAATGATGGCCATTGCCGTGCCGTTCACGGGGGAACCACTGACTACATCACAGAAAATTGCGTTTGCCATCGCGCCCGACTCGGCCCGGTGTTGGCAACGCTTCCAGAACGATGAACTTAAGCGACCTGAAACAAAGTCAAGCGCACCACAGCCCTGTCGGATGCGTGATGCCCATCCACAGCGCCCAGCCAGACGTGGCCGCCAGCGCCAATCCAGCCAAACGGATTCCCCATGCGCCCGAGCGGCCACCACGCAGACGCAGCAGCAACCACGGTGCAGCGGTCAGCGAGACAGAGGTTCCAAGGGAGAACAGCGCCATGATGGCCGCGCCCTCCAGCGCATTGGCCGAGAGCGACGCCACCAACAGCGCCGAATACAACAGGCCACAAGGCATGAGTGCCCAGGCAACGCCCAGCACCACCGGAGCACGCTGCCCCAATGTGGTCAGTACGGGCCTGGCTTTGCGCCAGACGGTTTGCCCCAGATTTTCGATCCATGCCGGCTGGCGCGCCTGCCAGATCAGCACGGCCCCCAGCACCAACGCCCCGACATGAAACATGGTCCAGACCGGACGTATGGCGGTGGTATTCGTGCCCAACCATGCCAGCCCTTGCACCGAGCCGGCGGCAAAGGCACCGAACAAGGCATAGCCGACCATGCGACTGAGCTGGAACGTCCACAAGGCGCGCGTGCTCCGCTCACCAGCGGCACGACCGATGCCTGCGCAGGCCGCGCCACACATGGCGACGCAGTGGGGCCCGCCGGCCAGGCCCATGAAAAGGGCCGTGATCGCCATTGAAGTCTGCATGAGGGCACTGTAGCGCAGTCGGCAGCCCAGGGTGCTTCGGGCTTCGAGTCAAACAAGCGATCAGATGATCTTGGAGAAACGTGCCCGGTCCTGGTCCACCTGCAGGTTCTTGTCGAACACCATGGCAATGGCCCGCACCAAGAACCAGCCCGTGGCCGTCACCTGCACACCACTGTCGTCGATGGTGACCAGCCCATGTTCGGCCAACCCGGCCAGCGCCTCCAGTTCGCGTGCGAAATAGGTCTTGAAATCGATCAGGTGTCCAAGTTCGATCGATTCGTATTGGAGCTGTCCCTGGCACATGATGGACATGATCACCGACCGGCGCAGCAGATCATCGCGGGTCAAGGCCAACCCACGCACGATCGGCAGTCGCCCCTGATCGAGCGCGTCGTAATACTCCTCCAGCGTCTTGGCGTTTTGGCTGTAGGTGGCACCAATGCGACCGATGGCCGAAACACCCAGCGCGATCAGGTCACAGTCTGGCTGGGTGCTGTAACCCTGGAAGTTTCGGTGCAAGCGCCCCTGCCGCTTGGCCACGGCCAGCGCATCGGTCGGCAAGGCAAAGTGATCCATGCCAACATAAACGTATCCAGCGCCCATCAGCGCATCGAGCGAGGCCGACAGCATGGACAGCTTGTCACCGCCGCTGGGAAGCTCCGCAGAGATGATGCGTCGCTGAGGCTTGAAACGCGAGGGCAGATGCGCATAGGCGTAGAGCGCAATGCGATCCGGGCGCAGGGCATTGACTTGCGCCAGCGTGCGGGAGAACGACTCGGGCGTCTGCAGAGGCAGGCCGTAAATCAGATCGACATTGACCGACTCAAACCCGATCTTGCGCGCCGTGTCCACCAGCGCGAACACCTGCTCGGCCGGCTGTACGCGGTGGACCGCCTTTTGCACAGCGGGGTCAAAGTCCTGCACGCCAAAGCTCAGGCGGTTGAAACCCAGTCTGGCCAGGGTCTGCAGGCGCTGGTCGGTGACGGTTCGGGGATCGACCTCGATCGAGTATTCGCCGCCTGGCACCAGTGTGAAGTTTCGCCGGATCATGGCCATGAGGTCTTCGAGTTCGGCGTCCGAGAGGAAAGTGGGTGTGCCGCCCCCCAGGTGCAACTGCGAAACACTGTGCCCCTGACCGAAATGCTGGACCTGAAGATCGACTTCACGCGACAGGTAGCGCAGATACTCGGCGGCGCGCTCATGGTGCTTGGTGATGACCTTGTTGCAGGCGCAGTAATAACAAACCGACTCGCAGAACGGGATGTGCACGTAGAGAGACAGGGGCAACGCCATCGACCCGGCCCGGCGTTGCTCCAGCGCCTGGACATAGTCCTGCTCGGTGAAGGCCTCAACGAAACGATCAGCGGTCGGATAAGAGGTGTAACGCGGTCCGGGGACGTCGAATCGCTTGAGCAATTCGTTGGAAATGGCATGACTCACAAACAATTCTCCAGTTCTTCAGCTTTACTGTGCATCATGCACAGGGCTAGCCCCTTGATCTTGATCAAGCCCACCCGTCATACTCGGGTTGACCCTGAGTTCCCGTCTCTGGAAACCGATGCTCGCTCGACAGGCTGCGGAACCATGGGGTAAGCTCGGGCTGCAATTCCGGGAAAAATATGGACGTTCATAGCATCAAAGTCGCCTGTTCAAGCTGCAACCTGCGCGAGTTGTGCTTACCCATGGGATTGAATTCCGAAGAGATGGACAAGCTCGACAGCGTGATTTCTTCGCGACGCAGGATCAAGCGCGGAGCGGCGCTGTTCAACACCGGTGACAAATTCACCTCGTTGTATGCGGTTCGTTCAGGTTTCTTCAAGACCTGTGTGACCACGGCTGACGGCCGGGACCAGGTCACGGGCTTCCAGATGACAGGCGAAATCATTGGTCTGGACGGCATCGTCAGTGACCACCATTCCTGCGATGCGATTGCGCTGGAGGACGCCGAGGTCTGCGTCATGCCGTTTGACGATGTCGAGCAGCTGTCGAGAGAGTTCACAACCCTGCAGCACCATGTGCACAAGATCATGAGCCGTGAGATCGTGCGCGATCACAGCGTCATGTTGTTGTTGGGCAGCATGAGGGCGGAAGAGCGGCTGGCCGCCTTCCTGCTCAATCTGGTACAGCGCCTGCATGCCCGAGGCTTCTCGCAGTCGGAGCTGATTCTTCGCATGACCCGGGAAGAAATCGGGAGCTACCTCGGCATGAAGCTTGAGACGGTGAGCCGCACGTTCTCGAAGTTCGTCGAGGAAGGCACGATCGAGGTCAAGCAACGCTACGTTCACATCAAGAACACCGACGCGCTCAAACAGATCGTCAACCCACAGTCCTGTCGCTGAACTCAGGCAGCGGCTTCTGGCCCGCATCCGACACACCCCAAAAATCAAGCCCCGCCGAGACTGCTCGGGCGGGGCTTGATTTTTGAGCAACAAACTGCTTCAGGAACACGAACCGTTCTTGGCGCAGTCGCGAGGTCGCTCCTCCAGCGGAACGGGGCAACGGTTGACCTCGAACGGGGACATGGACAAAAGCGCCGTGAGTGAGCTCGACACCATGGTCACCACCCAGAAAACAAAGAAGGCCATTGTGTAGACAGCCTGTCTGGACATCTCGAGTGGTTGCCCGAACCAGTGCAGATCACTGGGATCGACCATGGCAAACACGATCATCTCCAGTACGGCGGCCACCAGAAAAGCCGGCCATGCAATCCACATCCATCGCTGAGCCCACATTGTTTTGTCTCCTTGGGTTCCGTCGCTGACTCGGGAGTTGTCGTGATGCGCCTCACGAAGATCTAATCATCACACACCTATTCGTCGGTTGGAACCACCGGCGAGGCCGCATGATTGCGCGCCTGGTGGGCGGGCTGCAGCTGGATCAGCGCGTCAATGCGGGCCTGCCCTTGCAGCGACCGCGCGGCCTGGAGATTGCGCTCGTAGTCTTCCTTGTCGAGCACAGGATCGGCGCCCTTCACCGCAATGACTGCGGTGATGATGCTCGCGACCACCACCAGCAATGGTCCCCCCACCACCAGCCACATGTGTGGAACGCGCCACCAGGAGACAGAAGGCTTAGGGTCCGGATTTTTGAGGGTTGCGGTATTCATTGAAGACTCCAGAGTGGTCGGTGGATGGGCGACGTCCGCATTTCAGCGCGGGATAAGAAAGGCTGCTTTTTCGGTTACCTGGGATGCCTCATCCCCTGTGGACCGGATCTCGAAGTGGATCGGGTGGGACCCGCTGGGTGCCGTATCGGGTGGCACCTGCACCCGCAGCACCGCAGACCGGACTTCCGTGGGCAACACTTCAATCTCGGCTTCCGACGCGATGGTGATGCCCTGCAACCCCGACACGCTGATCACGTAGCGCTGCGTGCTTTCGGTCGCATTCATGACCTGCAGCCTGAACACGTTTTCGATGCGCCCCTGCTCCACCATGCGAGCCAGCACGCCGCGATCACGAATGACGTCGACCTTGAGGGGGGTGCGCAAGAAGAGGCTGATCATCACGGCGAGGGTGATGGTCAGCAGAATGCCGGAATACACCAAGACCCTTGGGCGCATCGCGCGGCGGATCATCTGCTGGGTGCTCCACCCTTGCGCCATGCCATTTTGCGTGGAGTATTTGATAAGGCCACGTGGATAGCCCACCTTGTCCATCACCTCATCGCAGACATCGATGCAAGCCCCGCAACCGATGCACTCGTATTGCAGACCTTTTCGAATGTCGATCCCGGTGGGACAGACCTGCACACACAAGGTGCAATCCACACACGCACCCAGGCCCAGGGCTTTCGGGTCCGCCTTCTTGGAACGCGGTCCACGCGGCTCACCACGTTTCTCGTCGTAAGTGACGATCATCGTGTCCTTGTCGAACATCGCGCTCTGGAAGCGCGCATAGGGGCACATGTACTTGCAGACCTGTTCGCGCATGAAGCCGGCATTGCCATAGGTGGCAAACCCGTAGAAGAAGATCCAGAAGGTTTGCCAAGGGCCGAGGGACGCCGCCAGGGACAGCGAGGTCAGCTCACGAATCGGCGTGAAGTAGCCCACGAACGTGAAGCCGGTCCAAAGGGCAAACAAGATCCAGAGCGCATGCTTGATCCACTTCTTGCTGAACTTGGCGGCCGACAGGGGCGACTGGTCGAGCCGCATGCGCGCGGACCGGTCACCTTCGACCTTTTTCTCGATCCACAGGAATATCTCTGTGTAGACCGTCTGTGGACAGGCGTAGCCGCACCACAGGCGCCCTGCCACGGCCGTGAACAGGAACAGTGCCAGCGCCGAAATGACCAACAGCCCCGTGAGGTAGATGAAGTCCTGCGGGTAGAGCACCAGGCCGAAAATGTAAAAGCGGCGCGCTTCGAGATCGAAGAGCACCGCTTGACGCGCATTCCACTCCAGCCAGGGCAAGCCGTAAAACACGATCTGCGTGATCCAGACCGCAATCCACCGCCATTTGGAAAACAGACCAGCGACCGAGCGCGGGTAAATTTTCTGGCGAGAAGCGTACAGAGAAACCATCACCTCGTCGCCGGCAGCATCTCCTTGCGATGGTTCCGGGGTGATGGGAATGATCGGTTTGCTGCTGCTGACGTCTGGCGTGGCGGAAGTCACGAGGAACCCGTGGTTGGTGAAAGAAAAAAGGCTGCGCGGTCAAAGCGACCACACAGCCTCCTCGGTTGCCTTAATTGGCGGGCTTGTTCGACATGCCCCAGACGTAGGACGCGAGCACGTTGATCTGCGCTTCGTTCAGCAAGGCCGACTGCCCGGGCATCTGGTTGGTGAATCCATTGTTCACAGCGCGGATGATGGCTTCTTCACCCCAGCCATGCAGCCACGTACCATCGGTCAGGTTGGCAGCACCCACCGCCGCCATCCCTTTGCCATCCATGCCGTGGCAGGCCGCACAGGCAGCGAACTTTT
This Hydrogenophaga taeniospiralis DNA region includes the following protein-coding sequences:
- the fnr gene encoding fumarate/nitrate reduction transcriptional regulator Fnr, with translation MDVHSIKVACSSCNLRELCLPMGLNSEEMDKLDSVISSRRRIKRGAALFNTGDKFTSLYAVRSGFFKTCVTTADGRDQVTGFQMTGEIIGLDGIVSDHHSCDAIALEDAEVCVMPFDDVEQLSREFTTLQHHVHKIMSREIVRDHSVMLLLGSMRAEERLAAFLLNLVQRLHARGFSQSELILRMTREEIGSYLGMKLETVSRTFSKFVEEGTIEVKQRYVHIKNTDALKQIVNPQSCR
- the hemN gene encoding oxygen-independent coproporphyrinogen III oxidase, with protein sequence MSHAISNELLKRFDVPGPRYTSYPTADRFVEAFTEQDYVQALEQRRAGSMALPLSLYVHIPFCESVCYYCACNKVITKHHERAAEYLRYLSREVDLQVQHFGQGHSVSQLHLGGGTPTFLSDAELEDLMAMIRRNFTLVPGGEYSIEVDPRTVTDQRLQTLARLGFNRLSFGVQDFDPAVQKAVHRVQPAEQVFALVDTARKIGFESVNVDLIYGLPLQTPESFSRTLAQVNALRPDRIALYAYAHLPSRFKPQRRIISAELPSGGDKLSMLSASLDALMGAGYVYVGMDHFALPTDALAVAKRQGRLHRNFQGYSTQPDCDLIALGVSAIGRIGATYSQNAKTLEEYYDALDQGRLPIVRGLALTRDDLLRRSVIMSIMCQGQLQYESIELGHLIDFKTYFARELEALAGLAEHGLVTIDDSGVQVTATGWFLVRAIAMVFDKNLQVDQDRARFSKII
- a CDS encoding nitrogen fixation protein FixH, with the protein product MNTATLKNPDPKPSVSWWRVPHMWLVVGGPLLVVVASIITAVIAVKGADPVLDKEDYERNLQAARSLQGQARIDALIQLQPAHQARNHAASPVVPTDE
- the aceA gene encoding isocitrate lyase, with amino-acid sequence MPQSLNEQLSRQQQIDALEKDWATNPRWKGVKRGYSAADVVRLRGSMQVEHTLAKRGAEKLWDKVNGGAKKGYVNAFGAISAGQAMQQAKAGLEAVYLSGWQVAADGNTSETMYPDQSLYAYDSVPTMVRRINNTFKRADEIQWGRGIEPGSPEFIDYFLPIVADAEAGFGGVLNAFELMKNMIAAGAAGVHFEDQLAAVKKCGHMGGKVLVPTQEACEKLIAARFAADVMGVSTIVLARTDAEAANLITSDHDANDKPFLTGERTQEGFYRVKNGLEQAISRGIAYAPYADLVWCETGVPDIGFAREFAQAVQGACPGKLLSYNCSPSFNWKKNLDDKQIASFQEDLAALGYKYQFITLAGIHINWFNTFQFAHAYARGEGMKHYTEMVQEPEFAAREKGYTFVSHQQEVGAGYFDDVTTVIQGGSSSVKALTGSTEEEQFH
- a CDS encoding sulfite exporter TauE/SafE family protein, with amino-acid sequence MAITALFMGLAGGPHCVAMCGAACAGIGRAAGERSTRALWTFQLSRMVGYALFGAFAAGSVQGLAWLGTNTTAIRPVWTMFHVGALVLGAVLIWQARQPAWIENLGQTVWRKARPVLTTLGQRAPVVLGVAWALMPCGLLYSALLVASLSANALEGAAIMALFSLGTSVSLTAAPWLLLRLRGGRSGAWGIRLAGLALAATSGWALWMGITHPTGLWCA
- the ccoG gene encoding cytochrome c oxidase accessory protein CcoG, with translation MTSATPDVSSSKPIIPITPEPSQGDAAGDEVMVSLYASRQKIYPRSVAGLFSKWRWIAVWITQIVFYGLPWLEWNARQAVLFDLEARRFYIFGLVLYPQDFIYLTGLLVISALALFLFTAVAGRLWCGYACPQTVYTEIFLWIEKKVEGDRSARMRLDQSPLSAAKFSKKWIKHALWILFALWTGFTFVGYFTPIRELTSLSLAASLGPWQTFWIFFYGFATYGNAGFMREQVCKYMCPYARFQSAMFDKDTMIVTYDEKRGEPRGPRSKKADPKALGLGACVDCTLCVQVCPTGIDIRKGLQYECIGCGACIDVCDEVMDKVGYPRGLIKYSTQNGMAQGWSTQQMIRRAMRPRVLVYSGILLTITLAVMISLFLRTPLKVDVIRDRGVLARMVEQGRIENVFRLQVMNATESTQRYVISVSGLQGITIASEAEIEVLPTEVRSAVLRVQVPPDTAPSGSHPIHFEIRSTGDEASQVTEKAAFLIPR
- the thrS gene encoding threonine--tRNA ligase, whose product is MLHITLPDGSQREFSGPVTVAEVAASIGAGLAKAALAGKIDGKVVDTSFQITQDSSLSIVTAKDADGLEVIRHSTAHLLAYAVKELFPDAQVTIGPVIEHGFFYDFSYKRPFTPDDLVAIEKRMAELAAKDEPVVRRVLPRDEAVAYFKGLGEHYKAEIIASIPSNEDVSLYREGAFEDLCRGPHVPSTGKLKHFKLMKVAGAYWRGDHRNEMLQRIYGTAWATKDELQQHLTMLEEAEKRDHRKLGRELDLFHIDEHAPGLVFWHPKGWTLWQEVEQYMRRVYRNNGYQEVKGPQILDKGLWEKTGHWDKYRDNMFTTESEKRDYALKPMNCPGHILIYKQGIKSYRDLPLRYGEFGQCHRNEPSGGLHGIMRVRGFTQDDGHIFCTEDQILGECVAYTALLQKVYADFGFKNIIYKVATRPDARIGSDEIWDKAEHALVESLRASGCEFELSPGEGAFYGPKIEYTLKDAIGRQWQCGTMQVDFSMPERLDAEYVAEDGSRQRPVMLHRAIVGSLERFIGILIEEHAGALPTWLAPVQVAVLNITDAQAEYCREIAESLQNQGLRVTIDLRNEKITYKIREHALQKLPYILVVGDKEKAAGAVAVRARGNKDLGVMPLEDFSRLITADISSKV